One Ornithorhynchus anatinus isolate Pmale09 chromosome 2, mOrnAna1.pri.v4, whole genome shotgun sequence DNA segment encodes these proteins:
- the PXMP2 gene encoding peroxisomal membrane protein 2 yields MAPGMSRPRAAGRPFPLTVLGHYLLLLRRHPLPTKAVTSGILSALGNFLAQVIEKRGKKEKCSQSLELSGPLRYAIYGFLFTGPLSHFFYWYMEQLIPPAVPFAVVRRLLLDRLVFAPVFLLLFFFVMNLLEGQNMAAFSKKMRTGYWKALKMNWKVWTPIQFININYVPVQFRVLFANLVALFWYAYLASLRK; encoded by the exons atggcTCCGGGGATGTCGAGGCCGCGGGCGGCAGGGAGGCCTTTCCCGCTGACCGTGTTGGGCCActacctgctgctgctgcggcgccACCCGCTGCCCACCAAGGCGGTCACcag TGGAATTTTGTCTGCACTTGGAAACTTCCTGGCCCAAGTTattgagaagagaggaaaaaaggaaaaatgttcCCAAAGTCTAGAACTCAGCGGACCTCTCAGATACGCCATTTATGG GTTCTTGTTCACAGGGCCGCTCAGTCACTTTTTCTACTGGTACATGGAGCAGCTGATCCCTCCAGCGGTCCCCTTCGCGGTGGTCAGGAGGCTCCTGCTGGATCGGCTCGTCTTTGCTCCCGTCTTCCTGTTGTTGTTCTTCTTCGTCATGAACCTTCTCGAG GGTCAAAACATGGCAGCTTTTTCTAAAAAGATGAGAACAGGTTACTGGAAAGCTCTGAAGATGAACTGGAAAGTGTGGACGCCCATACAATTTATCAATATCAACTATGTCCCTGTGCAG TTCCGAGTGCTGTTTGCCAACCTGGTGGCCTTATTTTGGTACGCCTACCTGGCCTCGCTTCGCAAGTGA
- the PGAM5 gene encoding serine/threonine-protein phosphatase PGAM5, mitochondrial isoform X1, producing the protein MAFRQALKLAACGLAGGSAAVIFSAVAVGKPRGGGDGGAERAGGGGGGGGDGGPLGGPGGLGVWDSNWDKREPRSLINLRKRNTETGEEELASKLEHHKAKATRHIFLIRHSQYNLDGCLDKDRTLTPLGREQAELTGRRLATLGLKFDKIVHSSMTRAAETTDIISKYLPGVRKISTDLLREGAPIEPDPPVSHWKPEAVQYYEDGARIEAAFRNYIHRADAKQEEDSYEIFICHANVIRYIVCRALQFPPEGWLRMSLNNGSITHLVIHPNGRVALRMLGDTGFMPPDKITRT; encoded by the exons ATGGCGTTCCGGCAGGCCCTGAAGCTGGCGGCCTGCGGGCTGGCCGGGGGCTCGGCCGCCGTCATCTTCTCGGCGGTGGCCGTGGGGAAGCCtcgcgggggcggggacggcggggcggagcgggccggaggcggcggcggcggcggcggcgatggcGGCCCCCTCGGCGGGCCCGGCGGACTCGGCGTCTGGGACTCCAACTGGGACAA GCGAGAACCGAGATCTCTGATTAACCTGAGGAAAAGAAATACAGAGACTGGAGAAGAGGAGCTGGCATCCAAACTAGAGCACCATAAAGCCAAGGCCACCAGGCACATCTTTTTGATTCGGCATTCCCAATATAATCTGGACGGTTGTCTTGATAAAGACAGAACTCTGACGCCGCTGG GTCGTGAGCAAGCTGAACTAACCGGGCGCCGCCTGGCGACCTTGGGGCTGAAGTTTGACAAGATCGTCCACTCCTCTATGACCCGAGCTGCCGAGACCACGGACATAATCAGCAAGTACCTGCCCG GGGTGAGGAAAATCAGCACTGACCTGCTGAGAGAAGGAGCACCTATTGAACCAGACCCTCCCGTCTCTCATTGGAAACCAGAAGCTGTG CAGTATTACGAGGACGGGGCCCGAATCGAGGCTGCTTTCCGGAACTACATCCACAGGGCTGATGccaagcaggaggaagacagCTACGAGATCTTCATCTGTCATGCCAACGTGATCCGTTACATTGTGTGCAG AGCTTTACAGTTCCCTCCTGAAGGCTGGCTCCGGATGTCCCTCAACAATGGCAGTATAACCCACCTGGTGATCCATCCTAACGGCAGAGTGGCCCTCAGGATGCTGGGAGACACAGGATTTATGCCTCCTGACAAAATCACCCGTACGTGA
- the PGAM5 gene encoding serine/threonine-protein phosphatase PGAM5, mitochondrial isoform X2, translated as MAFRQALKLAACGLAGGSAAVIFSAVAVGKPRGGGDGGAERAGGGGGGGGDGGPLGGPGGLGVWDSNWDKREPRSLINLRKRNTETGEEELASKLEHHKAKATRHIFLIRHSQYNLDGCLDKDRTLTPLGREQAELTGRRLATLGLKFDKIVHSSMTRAAETTDIISKYLPGVRKISTDLLREGAPIEPDPPVSHWKPEAVYYEDGARIEAAFRNYIHRADAKQEEDSYEIFICHANVIRYIVCRALQFPPEGWLRMSLNNGSITHLVIHPNGRVALRMLGDTGFMPPDKITRT; from the exons ATGGCGTTCCGGCAGGCCCTGAAGCTGGCGGCCTGCGGGCTGGCCGGGGGCTCGGCCGCCGTCATCTTCTCGGCGGTGGCCGTGGGGAAGCCtcgcgggggcggggacggcggggcggagcgggccggaggcggcggcggcggcggcggcgatggcGGCCCCCTCGGCGGGCCCGGCGGACTCGGCGTCTGGGACTCCAACTGGGACAA GCGAGAACCGAGATCTCTGATTAACCTGAGGAAAAGAAATACAGAGACTGGAGAAGAGGAGCTGGCATCCAAACTAGAGCACCATAAAGCCAAGGCCACCAGGCACATCTTTTTGATTCGGCATTCCCAATATAATCTGGACGGTTGTCTTGATAAAGACAGAACTCTGACGCCGCTGG GTCGTGAGCAAGCTGAACTAACCGGGCGCCGCCTGGCGACCTTGGGGCTGAAGTTTGACAAGATCGTCCACTCCTCTATGACCCGAGCTGCCGAGACCACGGACATAATCAGCAAGTACCTGCCCG GGGTGAGGAAAATCAGCACTGACCTGCTGAGAGAAGGAGCACCTATTGAACCAGACCCTCCCGTCTCTCATTGGAAACCAGAAGCTGTG TATTACGAGGACGGGGCCCGAATCGAGGCTGCTTTCCGGAACTACATCCACAGGGCTGATGccaagcaggaggaagacagCTACGAGATCTTCATCTGTCATGCCAACGTGATCCGTTACATTGTGTGCAG AGCTTTACAGTTCCCTCCTGAAGGCTGGCTCCGGATGTCCCTCAACAATGGCAGTATAACCCACCTGGTGATCCATCCTAACGGCAGAGTGGCCCTCAGGATGCTGGGAGACACAGGATTTATGCCTCCTGACAAAATCACCCGTACGTGA